DNA from Rhipicephalus sanguineus isolate Rsan-2018 chromosome 11, BIME_Rsan_1.4, whole genome shotgun sequence:
cgcaactacgagatGGTGCATAAGGTGTTCCTACGCtataccgcccttccctccagcgcatgcgttgagagagtgttcagtgtagcagctgacctcttaacgaggaaacatggaagaatcagcgacgacgactttgaaaaacaactcctgttgaaagttagcaatgtgtaacactatatcacaaAAGTCACAGTAAGCCTCCCTGCTGTCACACAAGCCTCCAGTCTTCTCTCTACCAGTGTTCCGGAATGGGCGCTGTTACGACTGGagtagggcccctcgggtgcgcggcgtaggatacgaggtcgtggcatcccaccgctgccaccactgttaggaatgaggttgcgtggcccatcgctatcgtgctcggagtagtcagtaatggcaaggtgaagaaggaaaagattttatgtacaactatttacatatttttgctaccaggcaacatgactgccagcccgaccacgtcggctggttcgactccgttcgagtcgttctccttctccgatctcctTCTCTCCCcttccacggaccggcacggccttaaatcgtctagccgtccattgtcctgctgactgtccgccggtcgcaggtgttgggctcctatccaagttctccaaattgcggcgcgctgccaggagtatcaattgcgacgagctgccagaagccgcacgcaggtgttggctccttctaacttgacgatccgccggccgcaggtgttggctgtcttctaacttgacgatccgccggccgcaggtgttggcggTCTTCTAACTTGatgatccgccggccgcaggtgttggctgtcttctaacttgacgatccgccggccgcaggtgttggctgtcttctaacttgacgatccgccggccgcaggtgttgaacctcctttacaccgcaggagttgagcagcctttccatagctgggcagctttgaagaacgactggcgtcagttgacggggccggccgggtgaagacgccgttttccccggattgcagacaaagcatgcaggggttgatccctgcttcgacgTTCGGTCACCTGCTCCGGCACAACAGCGCCTCCAtttcattccaattccattccagggaattagaacttgccgcatgTCCACTCCTTTCAATTCctaggaatgaaaaaacttagcccattccgaCTCCGGGAATGGCTGGGCAGtttaattccattcctgtaattcctcaacgtaggaaaggcatcttgttaagaatgaacgccccataagctggtgtcatcagatgcattaagaactgcaaaagtacgcaaaacatgttgccaaggtcgagggatagttgCTTGGTAAcatgttttttttcccttgtaaGAGGGCCGATATCCACGCCAGACGTGCTTCAATGCTTCAGACATATCGAAATGCCATCACTAAGGGaagctttttttcccctcttacaagggaaaaaaaagcgtttgcgtcgccagataacaaatgaacgatccacattcgtcagcttatctcatgcgcgggGGCGTGTGACTTATCCGTGAGTTAATGCGGGGCGACGTTCTGACGAAGGAACGGCCAAGCAGACAacgggcccagctgagcgcgcttcatgGGCATACGCTTACTCTCGCCCTATTTGCAACTTGGCTCTGttgtacggcgctgacgcacaaaaaagtcggcgctcgcgcaggatagctaaagatttgggcggctgtaccatgcttgtaatcagccaagccatttactGCTTTATATTTAAATTCGAgtctctgacttactaatgtctgAAGTTTTAAagacagcacgtagacgaaaacgtcctctattttcggaaaaaagacgtaattccattcccatatcattccgtgcaaaaggcgcttaattcaattcccattccattcctccaagtgttgtccccattccattccggggtcgcgaaaatgtggaatgattccggagtcattccaattccggagtggcaactccgcaacactgctctCTACTATGCAAGCCACAGTACTAGTTTGTTTTAGTTTCAGTGAACTTGTGTtgttgtgttacggcaataaaattttgaaggaaagtaacgcaaaagtaatcgattacactTTTGTAATTGTTCCGTTACTTCTGTGGgtctgtaattgaccactgtaatccaTTATGTTTTAAAGCAAGTAATTGTAATTCAAATCGCTTACTTAATTTTTGTAACGTGTACAAATCTGGTGTtaggagatcacaacaacagctgcttttggtggcgtagttgtccgctgccaccGCCACCCCTAACCGCTAACGCccaaagtgagaaaaaaaaatatccaggataggATGGGATTTGTGTTTTCGAATCTATGATTTTTGTGCGAGCCGGAGTGCCGATTTGCTAGAACTGATTTTTTATCTATGCTGTTACAatgaatatcggatataacgaactaatttatgGTCCAAATGCTACTTCGTTATAAGCAAGGTTCCACTGTAGTTGGGCATAGAAAAGGACGTGTAGGAAATCGTGCAATTGCCTCATCGTAGAATAGCATGAAAAATGGGCAGGGACAGAGACGTGGACAGGGCACAAGCTAGGCAGATGTATTGTCCACATAGCCTGTGTCCCTGTCTAGCTTTGTGCTATTCTACAGTGTgatcgtaccaactagctcggcttttcTTTCTACTACTGCCCTAGACTCGGACATGATGCATTGTTAGTACCATATAACTTGTACGTAGTCATAGCATTACGATTCTTAATGTATCTTATTGTATAGCGTAAGCCACCTTGACTGAGGAAATGTCAAAACTTTCGAGGCTGAGGCCTTGGCTCGTTTAGAACGAAACTGGGTCCTCCTTAACCAGTAATTAATAAAGCAGACCCAAGCAGATGCTGTCAAAATTCTTGACGTTACGATGATCTATTCTTGAAACAATGTTGTTAATCACCAGCCGTGTTTTGTTTACTGCATCTTTTCTAGCTTATAAAACCCAACCCATCGTGGAATAGCTACCATTTTGCTGTTAAAGCAACACTGTTTGCTAACACAGCTTGATTAATGTTTCTATTTAACTTCCCTTTAACCAGCAAATCGCCAAGCACCACCCGATGTGGCCGTTGGAACTTAGTTCCAGTGGAATTGCGGCTTGGATGTTTTAGTGTCAGGAAGTAAATGCCGGCTGCTTAATTATTGTACTACTGCAGTGATATAAATACCCACGCTTCAGTTGGTAACCTCACAGAACAGCTTCTGACCAGAATTGAGTCGTGGTTTTGTACGCCTGTGCAGAAGTCGGAACGCCTTCTTAACAGACGATCTTGAGGACGAACGGCTTTCCGGGCAGTCTTTTATCATTTTCAAGTCATTGTGTTTCCAACTCATTTGACACATTCCACACATTCCAGAGCTAAACACTGTGACATGTCATTAAGACATCATGAACGCTTCACTCGGCCCGCCTTAGAGGCTTCGCATTGAATATCTCATTGAAGGTATTCTTCAACGTATTGAAGAATACATTCAATACGTTGTTCGATCTCCTATTTTATGTCTGAAATTTGATGTTATGTAATTCCGGATTTTCTCACACACCTGTACTTGTCCTACTCAATTCATGTCTAATGCAAATGCTAGATTGTTCGTTACATCGACTCCTTCGAGCACGTTCTCTCGTCTCGCAGGTTTTTTCTACACTGGATATGAATGTGCGTAACACTCTTTAGTAGCCATCATCGATGGAGGCAAATTAATGTATTCTTCTCTACGTAAACTCTACGGGCATACAAGCACAGCAAAAGCATTTTCCAGTCTCTGTCTCTCGTCTCTTTTGGCCACTCACACCGAAGCGCTCCACAGCAGTCTGTGTCGTCCACTGCGCGACAGTCTGCACAGCGCCTCGTGAAAGCTCTTGAGTCCGATGGAATACACAAAGGGGTTCACGACGGACGCTAGGAACTGCACCACGGTCGAGAGCATGTCCAGCCAGTCCGGAATGGCCTTGGGCCCGAGCAGCACCTTGACGAGCTTCGTGCAGCAGAAGGGCGTGATGCAGACGAAGAAGATGACGATCACTGCCAGGATGCTAACGAGGATCTTCTGGTTCCCCTGCCCCGCCCGGCGCCGGAACGACGACTGGCGGGACAGCGTTCCATTGGAGGCACCACCTTTCGGCACCACCACCACTGGCGGATTCACGACCGAGTTTGAGCGCAAGCGACGCACCGACGCGAGGATGCGCGCATACTGCACGAGCACAATGGCCGCTGGCGCGGCGAAGCAGAGGGAGAAGGTGACCGCGTAGTAGATGACGTGCTCGCGTCGCGGATGCCAGTCGACGTCGCAGACGATGTTGTCGAACTGGTATGCGGTCCAGTCCAGAATAGCGGGCACGACGGCGAAGACGATGCCGAGTGTCCAGGGTAGTGCCACCATCTGTACCAGGCGGCGCCACGTGCAGTGCTGGACATACT
Protein-coding regions in this window:
- the LOC119375496 gene encoding beta-3 adrenergic receptor, which gives rise to MNSTVVSRASDTERAVAAVLVSAELCISVLGNLLVLFVSLWDEHVKQHRSNLLVVSLAITDLLTATLVMVPSVCALTNDGWPLDNPGFCTFHGILNYWLTSTSSVTLAMIALDRGVAIHKPLQYVQHCTWRRLVQMVALPWTLGIVFAVVPAILDWTAYQFDNIVCDVDWHPRREHVIYYAVTFSLCFAAPAAIVLVQYARILASVRRLRSNSVVNPPVVVVPKGGASNGTLSRQSSFRRRAGQGNQKILVSILAVIVIFFVCITPFCCTKLVKVLLGPKAIPDWLDMLSTVVQFLASVVNPFVYSIGLKSFHEALCRLSRSGRHRLLWSASV